In Nycticebus coucang isolate mNycCou1 chromosome 9, mNycCou1.pri, whole genome shotgun sequence, the following are encoded in one genomic region:
- the MDC1 gene encoding mediator of DNA damage checkpoint protein 1 isoform X1: MEDTQAVNWDVEEEEEAEQSSEFPGYSLEPAGWLRIFSGAHGPEKDFPLHLGKNVVGRMPDCSVALPFPSISKQHAVIEILAWNKAPVLRDCGSLNGTQILRPPKVLSPGVSHRLRDQELILFADLPCQYHRLDVPLPFVSRGPLTVEETPRAQEGNQLQRLPLAEDSEEEIDSLSETDMMKESRTTSSPLSMVVPDSDEEGPSLSPCDHGPPFVFSLDSDTDEEEGQQQVTGEVSFTARRGATAEAEQPAADGVTTQIQLEKDHPSVKERNNDTKIERDAGNGVVPVILKRSQPSGEDSDTDVEDESRPHGRPAEVHLERAQPCGIIDSDTDVEEEGILATPALFPVKKRQMFHGVGTRGARAPELAHLQESQAGSDTDVEKSEAPQAIPLEKSQASMVINSDTDDEEEVSAALTLARLKESQAIIWNRDTDVEDNGAQPVIFVEQSRTSSGRDSDTDVEEEGLPVEKRETIPEGHTEKDGAHVIAHSEENQLPLGDSDTDVEADKISLGIHLERSQASSSVDINTEVEEEGPSGPYVVHLEKHQVSVEGIYETDVETERWAAKLPMVPLEEAQPPLNEAYETDAEEGTSLAGSAVADVRKSQLPVEGDAGTEWAAVVPEWERALEVGTQGGSPVAQVEQDLIPISRENLTDLVVDTDTPKEPTQPYREGPRTPTGRERERHMGIAKDFEDNHDDSEDLDLQATQCFVERENQSLEVQSMEDEPTQAFLFIPPQEPDPSCCSFQASDEPWEVLATQPFCLRESEASDIQPIASHLKAHGSCLSSLRTTPQDQHPKSSDHTEPLEIHDNGMQIVDKDMSIPKETAERVTIERGPLKRKTKKLPPRGERDVTRDEESTRGIQGREQKLLARDAQRQEFDKKKKSTSPERDKESLKVETETSKKIQEKEIEKQTLTRETFEREVEQPIPEGECEPNESEVRVLTMMLGRGTQRRGPERGSQGQKGQASCPPAEPGMGAGDLQRPASASAPVASGSQSSGGRGVQVSLRRQQRGHLNCKMPPTEKTSSGDQESRDACLPPAETEALAPPQGSLVSQTQKHLAPQSLFSPFLPSLEPFIPKTRQKESQEAPETPLSSEVEPFHPKPKVRSRGLSRMTRSPVSSTPPEPYPTTPTDQPVTLEPTSRATRSRTNRSAVKNPDPVVPSASELQSSTFTSQPVTTKPITRATGGRTNTSSVKMPDPIVPTVPELHPSSSTDQAVNPKSISCATWGKTNRSSVKTSEPIIPTAPELQHSTSTDQSVTPKHTSRVTRGKANRSSVKTPEPIVHTAPELQPSTSIDQPVTPKPTSRATRGSTNRSSVNTPKSVVPIVPELQPITSTTQLVTSKPTSQVIRGKTNRFSVNIPEPFVPTSPEVQPSTSTEQPINPKPTFQATQSRTNRSSVKTPEPVVSTASELQSSTSTDQPVTPKHTSRVTRSRANRSSVKYSDPIVPIVPELQTSITTDQPVNLEHIPQTTRGRTNKSSVKTPEPIVPTPPELQPSTSTAQPVNPKHISRTTRGKTNRSSVKTPEPIVPTPPELQPSTSTAQPITPKPTSQATRGRTNTFSVKTPESVEPTTCDLEPPTPTDQPVTPKVIVEGSQSRTLRSSTISALPFLTTPEFQPSVTTGQPVPPEPVPQASCRRQRAAGKHGSLTSPIVYKPCSTSPEPKSQSSGNQRWGAVRAAESLTTIPEPAFPQLLEVPQIQEVEPTDRSGFTPEPQLKVSQSRKRALASSPPLPKRPQRGEVTQKTAFLKEEAEGTTEKPGKEEDVIPAPGKRKRHQAEEDPKEIPSRSLRRTKPNQESTAPKVLFTGVVDARGERAVLALGGSLASSVAEASHLVTDRIRRTVKFLCALGRGIPILSLDWLHQSRKAGCFLTPDEYLVADLEQEKNFGFSLQDALSRSRERRLLEGYEIHVTPGVQPPPPQMGEIISCCGGTFLPSMPRSYKPKRVVITCPQDFPRCSIPLRVGLPLLSPEFLLTGVLKQEAKPEAFVLSTLEMSST; the protein is encoded by the exons ATGGAGGACACACAGGCTGTTAACTGGGATgttgaagaagaagaggaggcggAACAATCCAGTGAATTCCCAGGGTACAGCTTGGAGCCTGCAGGGTGGCTGCGTATCTTCAGTGGTGCCCATGGACCAGAAAAAG ATTTCCCACTACACCTCGGGAAGAATGTGGTAGGCCGAATGCCTGACTGCTCTGTAGCCCTGCCTTTTCCATCCATCTCCAAACAACATGCAGTGATTGAAATCTTGGCCTGGAACAAGGCCCCTGTTCTCCGAGATTGTGGAAGCCTCAATGGTACCCAAATCCTAAGGCCTCCTAAGGTTCTGAGCCCTGGGGTAAGTCATCGACTGAGGGACCAGGAATTGATTCTCTTTGCTGACTTGCCCTGCCAGTACCATCGCCTAGATGTCCCCCTGCCCTTTGTCTCTCGGGGTCCTCTAACTGTAGAGGAGACACCCAGGGCACAGGAAGGAAATCAACTCCAGAGACTTCCATTGGCTGAGGACTCAGAAGAAGAAATTG ATTCTCTTTCTGAAACGGATATGATGAAAGAATCAAGAACCACATCCTCTCCTTTGTCAATGGTAGTTCCAGACAG TGATGAAGAGGGgccttccctttccccatgtgACCATGGGCCACCTTTTGTCTTCAGCTTAGACAGTGACACAGATGAGGAGGAAGGTCAACAACAAGTAACAGGGGAAGTTTCCTTCACTGCCAGAAGAGGTGCTACTGCAGAAGCAGAGCAGCCTGCAGCTGATGGAGTTACAACCCAAATCCAGCTTGAAAAGGATCATCCTTCAGTGAAAGAGAGAAACAATGACACAAAAATTGAAAGGGATGCAGGAAATGGAGTGGTTCCAGTGATTCTGAAGAGGAGCCAACCTTCTGGGGAGGACAGTGATACAGATGTGGAAGATGAGAGCAGACCTCATGGAAGGCCAGCTGAGGTCCATTTGGAAAGGGCCCAGCCTTGTGGCATTATTGACAGTGATACTGATGTGGAAGAAGAGGGAATCCTGGCAACCCCAGCTCTATTTCCTGTGAAGAAGAGGCAAATGTTCCATGGAGTTGGCACAAGGGGTGCTAGAGCACCTGAATTGGCACATCTGCAGGAGAGCCAGGCTGGCAGTGATACAGATGTAGAGAAAAGTGAGGCTCCACAGGCCATCCCACTGGAGAAAAGCCAGGCCTCCATGGTGATCAACAGTGATACAGATGATGAGGAAGAAGTCTCAGCAGCACTCACTTTAGCACGTCTGAAAGAGAGCCAAGCTATTATATGGAACAGAGATACAGATGTGGAAGATAACGGGGCCCAACCTGTGATCTTTGTGGAGCAAAGCCGAACCTCCAGTGGAAGAGACAGTGACACAGATGTAGAAGAGGAAGGGCTCCCAGTGGAAAAGAGAGAAACCATCCCTGAGGGTCACACAGAAAAAGATGGAGCCCATGTCATAGCACATTCAGAAGAAAACCAACTTCCTCTTGGGGATAGTGATACAGATGTAGAAGCTGATAAGATCTCACTTGGGATCCACCTGGAGAGAAGCCAAGCCTCCAGCTCAGTGGATATCAACACAGAAGTGGAGGAGGAAGGCCCATCAGGGCCATACGTTGTACATCTAGAGAAGCATCAGGTGTCTGTGGAGGGGATATATGAAACAGATGTGGAAACAGAGAGGTGGGCAGCAAAGCTGCCCATGGTACCTCTAGAGGAAGCCCAGCCTCCTCTGAATGAGGCCTATGAAACAGATGCAGAGGAAGGCACATCCTTAGCAGGCTCAGCAGTGGCAGATGTAAGAAAGAGCCAGCTTCCAGTAGAAGGGGATGCTGGGACGGAGTGGGCTGCAGTTGTTCCTGAGTGGGAAAGAGCTCTTGAAGTGGGGACCCAGGGTGGGTCACCTGTGGCACAAGTGGAGCAGGACCTTATCCCTATCTCAAGGGAGAACCTCACAGATCTGGTGGTGGACACCGACACTCCAAAGGAACCCACCCAGCCCTACAGAGAAGGACCCCGGACTCccacaggaagagagagagaacgaCACATGGGGATAGCCAAGGACTTTGAAGACAACCATGATG ATTCTGAAGATCTGGACCTACAGGCTACTCAGTGCTTTGTGGAGAGAGAGAATCAGAGCCTGGAAG TCCAGAGCATGGAAGATGAACCCACACAGGCCTTCCTGTTTATTCCACCCCAAGAGCCTGACCCTTCCTGTTGCAGCTTCCAGGCCTCAG ATGAGCCATGGGAGGTCCTGGCTACACAGCCATTCTGTCTGAGAGAATCTGAAGCCTCTGATATCCAGCCCATTGCCAGTCACCTTAAGGCTCATGGATCTTGCCTGTCTTCACTTAGGACAACACCACAAGACCAACATCCGAAGAGCTCAGATCACACAGAGCCTTTGGAGATTCATGACAATGGAATGCAGATTGTGGATAAAGACATGAGTATACCAAAAGAAACTGCAGAGAGGGTGACCATTGAGAGAGGGCCATTGAAGCGGAAAACCAAGAAACTGCCACCAAGAGGAGAAAGAGATGTAACAAGAGATGAAGAATCAACCAGAGGGATACAGGGCAGAGAACAAAAATTGTTAGCTAGAGACGCTCAGAGACAAGAgtttgacaaaaaaaagaaaagtacaagtcCTGAAAGGGATAAGGAGAGTTTGAAGGTAGAAACTGAGacatccaagaaaatacaagagaaagaaatagagaaacagaCCCTCACAAGAGAAACATTTGAGAGAGAAGTAGAGCAACCAATACCAGAAGGAGAGTGTGAGCCAAACGAATCGGAAGTAAGGGTACTCACAATGATGCTGGGGAGAGGCACACAGAGAAGGGGGCCAGAGAGGGGGAGCCAGGGCCAGAAAGGGCAGGCCTCCTGCCCACCAGCAGAGCCTGGAATGGGAGCAGGGGATCTTCAGAGGCCTGCTTCAGCCTCAGCCCCAGTAGCTTCTGGGAGCCAGTCAAGTGGAGGAAGGGGAGTCCAAGTGAGCCTCAGGAGGCAGCAGAGAG GCCACCTGAATTGCAAGATGCCACCTACTGAGAAGACTTCCTCG GGTGATCAGGAATCCCGAGATGCTTGTCTGCCTCCTGCAGAGACTGAAGCCTTAGCTCCACCCCAAGGCTCCCTTGTCTCTCAGACCCAAAAACATCTTGCACCTCAgtcccttttttctccttttctacctTCTCTTGAGCCATTCATTCCTAAAACCAGGCAAAAGGAGAGTCAGGAGGCTCCAGAGACCCCCTTGTCCTCAGAGGTGGAACCTTTCCACCCAAAGCCTAAAGTCAGATCTCGGGGTTTGTCCAGGATGACACGCTCTCCAGTTTCCTCTACTCCCCCTGAGCCCTACCCTACCACCCCCACAGATCAGCCTGTCACCCTGGAGCCCACATCTCGGGCCACTCGGAGCAGGACAAATAGGTCCGCTGTCAAGAACCCTGACCCAGTTGTTCCTTCAGCCTCTGAGCTCCAATCTTCCACTTTTACATCCCAGCCTGTCACCACAAAGCCCATAACTCGGGCCACTGGGGGCAGGACAAATACATCTTCTGTTAAAATGCCTGACCCAATTGTTCCCACAGTCCCTGAGCTTCACCCTTCTTCTTCCACAGACCAGGCTGTCAACCCCAAGTCCATATCTTGTGCCACTTGGGGCAAGACAAATAGATCCTCTGTCAAGACTTCTGAACCAATTATCCCCAcagctcctgagctccagcattCCACTTCCACGGACCAGTCTGTCACCCCAAAGCACACATCTCGGGTCACTCGGGGCAAGGCAAATAGGTCCTCTGTCAAGACTCCTGAACCAATTGTCCACACAGCCCCTGAGCTCCAGCCTTCCACTTCCATAGACCAACCTGTCACCCCAAAGCCCACATCTCGGGCCACTCGGGGCAGCACAAATAGGTCCTCTGTCAATACTCCTAAATCAGTTGTCCCCATAGTCCCTGAGCTCCAGCCTATCACTTCCACAACCCAGCTTGTCACCTCAAAGCCCACATCTCAGGTCATTAGGGGCAAAACAAATAGATTTTCTGTTAACATTCCAGAACCATTTGTCCCCACATCTCCCGAGGTCCAGCCTTCTACCTCCACAGAACAGCCTATCAACCCAAAGCCCACATTTCAGGCCACTCAGAGCAGGACAAATAGGTCCTCTGTCAAGACCCCTGAACCAGTTGTCTCCACAGCATCTGAGCTCCAGTCTTCCACTTCCACAGACCAACCTGTCACCCCAAAGCATACATCTCGGGTCACTCGGAGCAGGGCAAATAGATCATCTGTCAAGTACTCTGACCCAATTGTCCCCATAGTCCCTGAGCTCCAGACTTCCATTACCACAGACCAGCCTGTCAACCTCGAGCACATACCTCAGACCACTCGAGGCAGAACAAATAAGTCTTCTGTCAAGACTCCTGAACCAATTGTCCCCACACCCCCTGAGCTCCAACCTTCCACTTCCACAGCCCAGCCTGTCAACCCCAAGCACATATCAAGAACCACTCGGGGCAAGACAAATAGGTCCTCTGTCAAGACTCCTGAACCAATTGTCCCCACACCCCCTGAGCTCCAACCTTCCACTTCCACAGCCCAGCCTATCACCCCAAAGCCCACATCTCAGGCTACTCGAGGCAGAACAAATACATTCTCTGTTAAGACCCCTGAATCAGTTGAACCCACAACTTGTGATCTTGAGCCTCCCACTCCCACAGACCAACCTGTCACCCCCAAGGTCATAGTTGAGGGTAGTCAAAGCAGGACACTAAGATCTTCTACAATAAGTGCTTTGCCTTTTCTTACCACCCCTGAATTTCAGCCTTCTGTCACCACAGGCCAGCCTGTTCCCCCTGAGCCTGTTCCTCAAGCCAGTTGCAGAAGACAGAGAGCTGCTGGGAAGCATGGCTCCCTCACATCTCCCATTGTCTATAAACCTTGCTCTACATCCCCTGAACCTAAATCCCAATCCTCAGGGAACCAAAGGTGGGGAGCAGTGAGGGCAGCTGAGTCCCTTACAACCATTCCTGAGCCTGCATTTCCACAGCTGCTTGAGGTACCCCAGATCCAAGAGGTGGAACCAACAGATAGATCTGGGTTCACCCCTGAGCCCCAGCTTAAGGTCTCTCAGAGCCGCAAAAGGGCTTTAGCCTCTTCACCCCCACTTCCAAAACGGCCCCAAAGAGGGGAAGTCACCCAGAAGACAGCGTTTCTCAAGGAAGAGGCAGAAGGCACCACAGAGAAGCCAGGAAAGGAAGAG GATGTGATTCCAGcaccaggcaagagaaagagacacCAGGCAGAGGAGGATCCCAAGGAAATACCAAGCCGCAGCCTCAGACGGACTAAACCTAACCAAGAATCAACAGCCCCCAAA GTGCTCTTCACAGGAGTGGTGGATGCTCGGGGAGAGCGGGCCGTGCTGGCACTGGGGGGAAGTCTGGCCAGCTCAGTGGCAGAAGCTTCTCATCTGGTCACTGATCGAATCCGCCGGACAGTCAAATTCCTGTGTGCCTTGGGGCGGGGGATCCCCATCCTTTCACTGGACTGGCTGCATCAG TCCCGCAAGGCTGGTTGCTTCTTGACCCCAGATGAATATCTAGTGGCTGATCTTGAGCAGGAGAAGAACTTTGGGTTCAGCCTTCAAGATGCTCTGAGCCGTTCTCGGGAGCGAAGGCTGCTGGAG gGCTATGAGATTCATGTGACCCCTGGAGTCCAGCCACCCCCACCTCAGATGGGAGAGATCATCAGCTGCTGTGGAGGCACTTTCCTCCCCAGCATGCCCCGGTCCTATAAG CCTAAAAGAGTTGTGATCACATGCCCCCAGGACTTCCCTCGTTGCTCCATTCCTTTGAGGGTTGGGCTGCCCCTCCTCTCACCTGAATTCCTGCTGACAGGTGTGCTGAAGCAGGAAGCCAAGCCAGAGGCCTTTGTCCTTTCTACTTTGGAAATGTCATCCACCTGA